The following coding sequences are from one Ruminococcus flavefaciens AE3010 window:
- a CDS encoding LicD family protein — protein sequence MVGKQFFINRFNKHKRFSWEESEYIGTPCWIRDIFKKEDFDEAIRAPFEDTEVWIPKNYDSILRMAYGDYMKLPPEDKRVPHHDYSAYRKVN from the coding sequence TTGGTCGGTAAACAATTCTTTATAAACAGATTCAATAAGCATAAGCGCTTTTCTTGGGAAGAGAGTGAGTATATAGGAACCCCTTGCTGGATCAGAGATATTTTTAAAAAGGAAGATTTCGACGAGGCGATTCGTGCGCCATTTGAAGATACAGAGGTATGGATCCCCAAAAACTATGATTCCATACTCAGAATGGCTTACGGCGATTATATGAAGCTTCCTCCGGAAGATAAGAGAGTTCCGCATCATGATTATTCTGCTTATAGAAAAGTAAACTAA
- the rfbA gene encoding glucose-1-phosphate thymidylyltransferase RfbA, producing MKGIILAGGSGTRLYPLTMVTSKQLLPVYDKPMVYYPLSTLMLAGIKDILIISTPTDLPNFERLLGDGSQYGINLSYKVQPSPDGLAQAFILGEEFIGDDACAMVLGDNIFYGNGFGTILRDAKKNAEENARATVFGYYVPDPERFGVVDFDKDGHALSIEEKPANPKSNYAVTGLYFYPAGVSARANQVKPSARGELEITTLNEMYLHDNLLDVQLLGRGFAWLDTGTMDSLAEATNFVQMVQNRQGIEISAPEEIAFINGWIDNAGLMKSAEKYGKSPYGAHLKKVAEGKIKY from the coding sequence ATGAAAGGTATAATTCTTGCCGGAGGCTCCGGCACAAGACTTTACCCATTGACAATGGTAACATCGAAGCAGCTGCTTCCTGTATATGACAAGCCAATGGTATACTATCCTCTGTCAACACTAATGCTGGCAGGCATCAAGGATATTCTTATTATCTCAACACCTACTGACCTTCCTAATTTTGAGAGACTTCTCGGAGACGGTTCTCAGTACGGTATCAACCTAAGCTACAAGGTACAGCCCAGTCCTGACGGACTTGCTCAGGCATTCATTCTTGGTGAAGAGTTCATTGGCGATGACGCTTGTGCAATGGTTCTCGGCGACAATATCTTCTACGGCAACGGATTCGGTACTATCCTTCGTGACGCCAAGAAGAATGCAGAAGAGAATGCCCGTGCAACAGTATTCGGCTATTATGTTCCCGATCCCGAGCGCTTTGGAGTAGTTGATTTCGACAAAGACGGACACGCTCTCTCAATTGAAGAGAAGCCTGCAAATCCAAAGAGCAATTATGCAGTAACAGGTCTTTACTTCTATCCCGCAGGCGTAAGTGCTCGTGCAAATCAGGTAAAGCCCTCTGCTCGTGGAGAGCTTGAGATCACGACCCTCAATGAGATGTATCTCCATGATAATCTCCTCGATGTTCAGCTTCTCGGACGCGGTTTTGCTTGGCTCGACACAGGTACGATGGACAGCCTTGCAGAAGCTACAAACTTCGTACAGATGGTTCAGAATCGTCAGGGAATTGAGATCTCGGCTCCCGAGGAGATAGCATTTATCAATGGCTGGATCGACAATGCAGGACTTATGAAGTCTGCTGAAAAGTATGGCAAGTCGCCTTACGGTGCTCATCTTAAAAAAGTTGCAGAAGGTAAAATAAAGTATTAA
- a CDS encoding LicD family protein, which produces MGKEIKDLKDIQALSLTVLKRFDEICQKNGFKYFLAYGTLIGAIRHNGFIPWDDDIDVMMPRKDFNRFIAYAEKHKKELYPLKLHNRRNTENYYYGIPRFSDMKYQYTVIDNYEKGFDIGVFIDIYPLDNFGNNREDAERLFKKCRQMNREFDWYVNTISKVSFIRTLVRKTMHCLMHIKYKKDYKNEIDKRIEKYILNNTSEDDKYIGVVLWASKIWQYDKSKLQGLKTVRHKFEDYEFNIPAAYDYMLKKGYGDYMQLPKEEDRHPYHNYRIQVRDNLENNISD; this is translated from the coding sequence ATGGGTAAGGAAATAAAAGATTTAAAGGATATTCAAGCATTGTCTTTGACCGTGTTGAAAAGATTTGATGAAATATGCCAGAAGAATGGTTTTAAGTATTTTTTGGCATATGGTACCTTGATTGGCGCGATACGTCATAATGGCTTTATTCCTTGGGATGATGATATTGATGTTATGATGCCAAGAAAAGATTTTAACAGATTCATTGCATATGCTGAGAAGCATAAAAAGGAACTTTATCCTTTAAAATTGCATAACAGACGTAATACCGAGAACTATTACTATGGAATCCCAAGATTTTCTGATATGAAATATCAGTATACTGTAATAGATAATTATGAAAAAGGCTTTGACATAGGAGTATTTATTGATATTTATCCACTGGATAATTTTGGCAATAATAGAGAAGATGCAGAAAGACTTTTTAAAAAATGTCGCCAAATGAATCGTGAATTTGATTGGTATGTTAATACAATATCTAAAGTCTCATTCATTCGGACATTGGTTAGAAAAACAATGCATTGTCTTATGCATATTAAATATAAAAAAGACTATAAAAATGAAATCGATAAAAGAATTGAAAAGTATATTTTAAATAATACTTCTGAAGATGACAAATATATCGGAGTTGTGTTATGGGCATCAAAAATATGGCAATATGATAAAAGTAAATTACAGGGATTAAAGACAGTTCGCCATAAATTTGAGGATTATGAGTTTAATATTCCGGCAGCATATGATTATATGCTAAAAAAAGGTTATGGAGATTATATGCAGCTGCCAAAAGAAGAAGATCGTCACCCATATCATAATTATCGAATTCAAGTTAGAGATAATCTTGAAAATAATATTTCTGATTAA
- a CDS encoding flippase, whose translation MSEKTKSLSKGGLFYLMYQVLNLAFPLITGIYVTHVLLPDTIGTVAAAQNLANYFVIFSFLGIPTYGIREIAKYRNNKDERSKVYSELFVINSISTTIFLLVYVGLILIVPTYRENLVLYLITGISIALNFFNISWLFEGMEDFQFISIRNLIFKIISFVFLVIFVRSKNDYLWFALVTVVGTAGNYIVNMLCTKKYVKFSVSGLNLKRHMSSIIYLVAVNLAIEIYSLMDITMMNFVCKKDSITFYKYGHAVELMLLQVVNTFTIVLIPRISAYYKENKISEFNRLISKGFKLIFLFAVPMIIGTFFTADFLMVKLYGSEYIVSSYILKLFVGLLLVSPIGYLLGSRVLLVTGNEKKMLISVGIGALVNLIGNWILIPQLYEYGATIASLTSEVVVMVIYICLGKKYFKLENVIPTIIRIIAAGIVMSAALWACELLETGWIKLIIQVAAGGLSYAVSLIVLREEIVMSYLKVMIAKLKKRGVKET comes from the coding sequence ATGAGTGAAAAGACTAAATCGCTCTCAAAAGGCGGTTTATTTTACCTGATGTATCAGGTGCTTAATCTTGCATTTCCGTTAATTACAGGAATATACGTTACGCATGTATTGCTGCCTGATACAATAGGTACAGTTGCAGCTGCGCAAAACTTAGCGAACTATTTTGTTATTTTTTCATTTCTTGGAATACCTACATATGGTATAAGAGAAATTGCCAAGTATAGAAATAATAAAGATGAGCGAAGTAAGGTCTATTCTGAATTATTTGTAATTAATTCCATTTCGACTACGATTTTTCTGTTGGTCTATGTCGGATTAATACTAATTGTACCAACATATCGGGAAAACCTGGTTTTATATTTAATAACAGGAATTTCAATAGCATTAAACTTTTTCAATATTTCATGGCTCTTTGAAGGCATGGAAGATTTTCAGTTTATTTCTATACGTAATCTGATCTTTAAGATAATATCATTTGTTTTCCTTGTTATATTTGTAAGATCAAAAAATGACTATCTCTGGTTTGCTTTAGTAACAGTTGTCGGAACAGCAGGAAACTACATAGTCAATATGCTGTGTACAAAGAAATATGTTAAATTCAGTGTAAGTGGTCTGAATTTAAAAAGACATATGAGCTCCATCATTTACTTAGTAGCAGTAAATCTTGCTATTGAGATATATTCATTAATGGATATTACGATGATGAATTTTGTATGTAAAAAAGACAGTATTACATTTTATAAGTATGGACATGCTGTAGAATTAATGCTTCTTCAGGTCGTTAATACATTTACCATCGTATTGATACCGCGTATTTCGGCTTATTATAAGGAAAACAAAATATCCGAGTTCAACAGGCTGATCTCAAAGGGATTCAAGCTGATCTTCCTTTTTGCTGTTCCAATGATAATCGGTACTTTCTTTACAGCAGATTTTCTTATGGTAAAGCTGTATGGCAGTGAGTATATCGTTTCATCATATATCCTGAAGCTTTTTGTCGGTCTTCTTTTAGTTTCTCCCATTGGCTATTTGTTAGGCTCAAGAGTATTACTGGTGACCGGCAATGAGAAGAAGATGCTGATAAGCGTTGGTATCGGTGCATTGGTAAATCTGATCGGCAACTGGATATTGATACCTCAACTGTATGAATATGGTGCAACAATAGCATCGCTTACAAGTGAAGTTGTTGTTATGGTAATATATATATGTTTAGGCAAAAAGTATTTCAAGCTGGAAAATGTTATCCCAACTATTATCAGGATCATTGCTGCGGGCATAGTAATGAGCGCTGCACTTTGGGCTTGTGAGTTATTGGAAACTGGCTGGATCAAGCTGATAATTCAGGTTGCAGCAGGAGGCTTGTCATATGCTGTATCATTGATCGTGTTGAGAGAAGAAATAGTAATGAGCTATTTAAAGGTCATGATCGCAAAGTTGAAAAAAAGAGGTGTTAAAGAGACATGA
- the rfbB gene encoding dTDP-glucose 4,6-dehydratase — protein MTIFVTGGAGFIGSNFVFHMLETYPDYRIVCLDKLTYAGNLSTLEPVMKNPNFRFVKIDICDREAIYKLFEEEKPDIVVNFAAESHVDRSIENPEIFLQTNILGTQVLMDACRKYGIQRYHQVSTDEVYGDLPLDRPDLFFTETTPIHTSSPYSSSKAGADLLVMAYNRTYGLPVTISRCSNNYGPYHFPEKLIPLMIANALADKPLPVYGEGLNVRDWLYVEDHCRAIDLIIHKGRVGEVYNVGGHNEMKNIDIVKLICKELGKPESLITHVEDRKGHDMRYAIDPTKIHNELGWLPETKFEDGIKKTIKWYLENREWWETIISGEYQNYYEKMYGNRAEV, from the coding sequence ATGACAATTTTTGTTACAGGCGGAGCCGGCTTCATAGGCTCAAATTTCGTATTCCACATGCTTGAAACATATCCTGACTACCGTATCGTATGTCTGGACAAGCTTACATATGCAGGCAATCTCTCAACACTGGAGCCTGTTATGAAGAATCCTAACTTCCGTTTCGTGAAGATAGATATCTGCGACAGAGAGGCTATCTACAAGCTCTTCGAGGAAGAGAAGCCTGATATCGTAGTAAACTTCGCAGCAGAGTCACACGTTGACCGCTCTATCGAGAACCCCGAGATATTCCTCCAGACCAATATCCTCGGCACACAGGTCCTTATGGACGCTTGCCGCAAGTACGGTATCCAGAGATATCATCAGGTATCCACAGACGAGGTTTACGGAGATCTTCCTCTTGATCGTCCCGACCTTTTCTTTACAGAGACTACACCTATCCATACAAGCAGTCCCTACAGCTCATCAAAGGCAGGAGCAGATCTGCTCGTAATGGCATACAATCGCACATACGGACTTCCTGTAACAATTTCACGTTGTTCAAATAACTATGGTCCTTATCACTTCCCCGAGAAGCTCATTCCTCTCATGATAGCTAACGCTCTCGCAGACAAGCCTCTCCCTGTATACGGTGAAGGACTTAACGTAAGAGACTGGCTCTATGTTGAGGATCACTGCCGTGCTATCGACCTTATTATCCATAAGGGCAGAGTAGGTGAGGTCTACAACGTTGGCGGTCACAACGAGATGAAGAACATCGACATCGTTAAGCTTATCTGCAAGGAGCTCGGCAAGCCCGAGAGCCTTATCACACACGTTGAGGACAGAAAGGGACATGATATGCGCTATGCTATCGATCCTACAAAGATCCACAACGAACTCGGCTGGCTGCCCGAGACAAAGTTCGAGGACGGCATCAAGAAGACTATCAAGTGGTATCTTGAAAACCGCGAGTGGTGGGAGACTATCATCAGCGGCGAGTACCAGAACTACTATGAGAAAATGTACGGCAATCGTGCAGAGGTCTAA
- the galE gene encoding UDP-glucose 4-epimerase GalE codes for MAAILLAGGAGYIGSHTAVELLNAGYDVVVADNYSNSSPESIKRVEKITGKSVKLYELDIKDNAKLAEVFKENRIDAVIHFAGLKAVGESVQKPVMYYRNNIDTTLALLETMEQFGVKNIIFSSSATVYGEANPVPYFETMPRGACTNPYGWTKSMMEQIFEDAAKADKELSVILLRYFNPIGAHESGMIGEDPQGIPNNLMPYVSQVAVGKRECLTIFGNDYPTADGTCTRDYIHVVDLAKGHVKAIDYILANNCVEIFNLGTGTPYSVTEIVDTFEKVNGIKVNHVYGPRRAGDLAECYANADKALKVLGWKTEKTLEDMCRDSWNWQKNNPDGYK; via the coding sequence ATGGCAGCAATTTTACTCGCAGGCGGAGCAGGCTACATCGGCTCCCACACAGCAGTTGAGCTTTTAAATGCAGGCTATGATGTAGTAGTTGCGGACAACTACTCAAACAGCAGCCCTGAGTCTATTAAGCGCGTTGAGAAGATAACAGGCAAGTCCGTTAAGCTTTATGAGCTTGACATCAAGGATAATGCAAAGCTTGCAGAGGTCTTCAAGGAGAACAGGATCGATGCGGTCATTCACTTCGCAGGACTCAAAGCTGTCGGCGAATCCGTACAGAAGCCTGTAATGTACTACCGCAACAACATTGACACAACACTGGCTCTGCTCGAGACAATGGAGCAGTTCGGCGTTAAGAACATCATTTTCAGTTCCTCGGCAACTGTATACGGAGAAGCTAATCCTGTTCCGTATTTTGAGACGATGCCCCGTGGAGCCTGCACAAATCCATACGGCTGGACCAAGTCCATGATGGAGCAGATATTTGAGGACGCAGCAAAGGCTGATAAGGAGCTCTCTGTAATACTTCTCCGTTACTTCAATCCTATCGGAGCTCATGAAAGCGGAATGATAGGCGAGGACCCTCAGGGTATCCCAAACAATCTTATGCCTTATGTATCACAGGTGGCAGTTGGCAAGCGCGAGTGCCTGACTATTTTTGGCAACGACTATCCGACTGCTGACGGTACCTGCACCCGTGACTACATTCACGTTGTAGACCTTGCCAAGGGACACGTAAAGGCTATTGACTATATCCTTGCTAACAATTGCGTTGAGATATTCAATCTCGGTACAGGAACACCCTACAGCGTAACAGAGATCGTTGACACCTTTGAGAAGGTAAACGGCATAAAGGTAAACCATGTTTACGGACCAAGACGTGCAGGTGACCTTGCAGAGTGCTATGCAAACGCTGATAAGGCTCTGAAAGTCCTCGGCTGGAAGACTGAGAAGACACTTGAGGACATGTGCCGCGACTCATGGAACTGGCAGAAGAACAATCCTGACGGATATAAATAA
- a CDS encoding glycosyltransferase: protein MRIISIITLFNPGETVIENVRRVSEQSDLTILVDNSNKNNSELIGSLSNVKYIANLKNLGLSMAFNKVLKEKKYEWNEDDFVLFFDQDSKIKPNHVKCLIDKFNYVRSKGVNVGCIGPVYYNTSNNTVEIPKIKNDLNNEDMIVSSIITSSMLTTYGILKKIGFWNEEIFLDMADWDLCWRLMKYNYKCVMTKAVVLEHSLGEGEKKLLFFSLRIGKPFREYYQIRDCQYLLEKDYIPTKYRIRFHLILTLRSLLHLLFLNDRKERIKYMKMGYKDYKKRVRGEIRTKSV from the coding sequence GACGTGTTTCTGAACAATCGGATTTAACTATTCTTGTTGATAACTCTAATAAAAATAATAGTGAATTAATTGGTTCATTATCTAATGTTAAATATATTGCAAATTTGAAAAATTTAGGATTATCAATGGCTTTTAATAAAGTGCTTAAAGAAAAAAAATACGAATGGAATGAAGACGATTTTGTTCTGTTTTTTGATCAGGACTCAAAGATAAAGCCTAATCATGTTAAATGTTTAATTGATAAGTTCAATTATGTAAGATCCAAGGGGGTTAATGTTGGCTGCATAGGCCCCGTATATTATAACACCAGTAATAATACAGTTGAAATTCCAAAAATAAAAAATGATTTGAATAATGAGGATATGATTGTCAGCAGTATAATTACATCTTCTATGTTGACTACATATGGAATACTTAAGAAAATAGGTTTTTGGAATGAAGAGATATTCCTTGATATGGCAGACTGGGATTTATGCTGGAGGTTAATGAAATACAATTATAAGTGTGTTATGACTAAAGCTGTAGTCCTTGAACATTCATTAGGTGAAGGCGAAAAGAAATTGTTGTTTTTTTCTCTGCGTATTGGAAAACCGTTTAGGGAATATTATCAGATAAGAGATTGTCAGTATCTTCTTGAAAAAGATTATATCCCGACAAAATATCGAATTCGTTTTCATTTGATTTTAACTTTACGTTCACTACTTCATTTACTTTTTCTGAATGACAGAAAGGAACGTATTAAATACATGAAAATGGGATATAAAGATTATAAAAAGAGAGTACGTGGCGAAATTAGAACTAAATCTGTTTAA
- the rfbD gene encoding dTDP-4-dehydrorhamnose reductase, with product MKAFVTGVGGQLGYDVVNELKKRGYTAIGSDILDETAADCEYIKLDITDANAVEKTISEVKPDVVIHCAAWTAVDAAEDEENQTKVKAINVDGTQNIASVCKKLDCKMIYISTDYIFNGQGTEPWQPDCKDYAPQNVYGQSKLDGELAVSNTLDKYFIVRIAWVFGVNGKNFIKTMINVGKTHDEVRVVSDQIGTPTYTFDLARLLVDMAETEKYGYYHATNEGGYISWYDFTVEIYKQAGMSTKVTPVTTAEYGLSKAARPFNSRLDKSKLVQNGFKPLPTWQDALSRYLKEIQ from the coding sequence ATGAAAGCATTCGTTACAGGTGTGGGCGGACAGCTCGGCTACGATGTTGTCAATGAACTGAAGAAACGCGGATATACTGCGATAGGAAGCGATATTCTTGATGAGACTGCCGCTGATTGCGAGTATATCAAGCTGGATATAACCGATGCAAACGCAGTTGAAAAGACTATCTCGGAGGTAAAGCCCGATGTGGTTATCCACTGTGCAGCTTGGACTGCTGTTGATGCTGCCGAGGACGAGGAGAATCAGACCAAGGTAAAGGCTATCAATGTTGACGGAACTCAGAATATCGCAAGCGTCTGCAAAAAGCTTGACTGCAAGATGATATATATTTCCACTGACTATATTTTCAACGGTCAGGGAACTGAGCCTTGGCAGCCTGACTGCAAGGACTATGCTCCCCAGAATGTTTACGGACAGTCAAAGCTTGACGGCGAGCTTGCAGTATCCAATACTCTCGACAAGTACTTCATTGTACGTATCGCATGGGTATTCGGAGTGAACGGCAAGAACTTCATAAAGACTATGATAAATGTAGGCAAGACTCACGACGAGGTTCGCGTAGTTTCGGACCAGATAGGAACTCCGACTTATACGTTCGACCTTGCAAGACTTCTTGTTGATATGGCGGAGACTGAGAAGTACGGCTACTATCATGCTACAAATGAGGGCGGCTATATCTCATGGTACGACTTTACAGTTGAGATATACAAGCAGGCAGGAATGTCTACAAAGGTAACACCTGTCACAACTGCCGAGTACGGACTTTCCAAGGCTGCAAGACCTTTCAACAGCAGACTTGATAAGTCAAAGCTCGTCCAAAACGGTTTCAAGCCGCTTCCTACATGGCAGGACGCATTATCAAGATATTTAAAGGAGATTCAGTAA
- a CDS encoding adenylyltransferase/cytidyltransferase family protein, translating to MSEKKYHVGYTCGVFDLFHVGHLNLLERCKEMCDILIVGVCDDDYVHDIKNKEPMIPDTDRVRILNALKCVDKAELVDIATTDDKMLAYERFHFDVLFSGDDWKGSERYLRTEKQFETVGAKIEYLPYTKGVSTTELKNKMKK from the coding sequence ATGAGTGAAAAAAAATATCACGTAGGTTATACCTGCGGTGTCTTTGATTTATTCCATGTCGGACATTTGAATCTTCTTGAAAGATGTAAAGAGATGTGCGATATTCTCATAGTCGGCGTCTGTGATGATGATTATGTTCATGATATAAAGAATAAGGAGCCTATGATCCCGGATACCGATCGTGTCAGAATTTTGAATGCTTTAAAATGTGTGGATAAAGCAGAGCTTGTTGATATTGCAACCACAGATGATAAGATGCTTGCTTATGAGCGTTTCCACTTTGATGTTTTATTCTCAGGAGATGACTGGAAAGGCTCAGAGCGTTACTTAAGAACTGAAAAGCAGTTTGAGACTGTTGGTGCAAAAATTGAATATCTCCCATATACAAAAGGTGTTTCGACCACAGAATTAAAGAATAAAATGAAGAAATAA
- the rfbC gene encoding dTDP-4-dehydrorhamnose 3,5-epimerase, translated as MGQITVEKNVGGIEGLCVITPAVHGDNRGYFMETYSQRDMEEAGINIVFVQDNQSCSTKGVLRGLHFQKQFPQTKLVRAIKGRVFDVAVDLRSGSATYGKWYGVELTEENKKQFLIPKGFAHGFLVLTDVAEFCYKCDDFYHANDEGGLAWNDPAIGIKWPELVGEYKGSADSEGYTLEDGTPLNLSDKDKKWETLENTFKF; from the coding sequence ATGGGACAGATAACAGTAGAGAAAAATGTCGGCGGCATCGAGGGACTTTGCGTAATTACTCCCGCAGTTCACGGTGATAACCGCGGCTATTTCATGGAGACATACAGCCAGCGCGACATGGAAGAAGCAGGCATAAATATCGTATTCGTACAGGACAACCAGTCCTGCTCGACAAAGGGAGTTCTTCGCGGACTTCATTTCCAGAAGCAGTTCCCGCAGACAAAGCTTGTTCGTGCTATCAAGGGAAGAGTATTCGACGTAGCAGTTGACCTCAGAAGCGGAAGTGCTACTTACGGAAAGTGGTACGGTGTAGAGCTCACAGAGGAGAACAAGAAGCAGTTCCTTATCCCTAAGGGCTTTGCACATGGTTTCCTTGTGCTTACTGATGTGGCAGAGTTCTGCTACAAGTGTGACGACTTCTATCATGCAAATGATGAAGGCGGTCTTGCGTGGAACGATCCTGCTATCGGTATAAAGTGGCCTGAGCTTGTTGGTGAGTACAAGGGCTCTGCCGACAGCGAGGGATATACACTTGAAGATGGTACCCCCCTCAATCTTTCTGATAAGGATAAGAAGTGGGAGACACTGGAAAACACTTTTAAATTCTGA
- a CDS encoding class I SAM-dependent methyltransferase, whose translation MDTDMNRISDLNIYLTRMQRSILDKMFFMDKVFEPFKYVLDFGCANGELIKAMKPMFPDYEYAGYDISREMIEAARQNVPDSKFYDDWDRIDIPFEDSLINISSTIHEVYSYCDEKDIDIFWDRVFGSGFKYVTIRDMSYAQADDIPVRQEQLRVIRNSSCAEWLESFEQVWGRVETQRQLVHFLLKYKYTQNWDREVHENYFPFFTEELIKRIPDSYIPVYKDVFTLPYTSWQIRKDFGFELKDHTHIKLILERKD comes from the coding sequence ATGGATACAGATATGAACAGAATTTCCGACCTGAATATTTACCTGACAAGAATGCAGCGCTCGATACTGGATAAGATGTTCTTCATGGACAAGGTCTTTGAGCCCTTTAAGTATGTCCTTGATTTCGGCTGCGCAAACGGCGAGCTCATCAAAGCTATGAAGCCCATGTTCCCTGATTACGAGTATGCAGGCTATGACATAAGCCGCGAGATGATAGAAGCCGCACGCCAAAATGTTCCCGACTCAAAATTCTACGACGACTGGGACAGGATAGATATCCCCTTTGAGGACAGCCTTATCAACATTTCAAGCACCATACATGAGGTCTACTCCTACTGTGACGAAAAGGACATAGACATATTCTGGGACAGAGTTTTCGGCAGCGGTTTCAAGTATGTCACTATACGTGATATGTCATATGCTCAGGCAGATGATATCCCTGTAAGACAGGAACAGCTCCGAGTCATAAGAAACAGCAGCTGCGCAGAATGGCTGGAGAGCTTTGAGCAGGTCTGGGGCAGGGTCGAAACTCAGCGTCAGCTTGTACATTTCCTGCTGAAATATAAATACACACAGAACTGGGACAGAGAAGTGCACGAAAACTACTTCCCTTTTTTCACCGAGGAACTCATAAAAAGAATCCCCGATTCCTACATACCTGTGTACAAGGACGTGTTCACACTTCCCTATACTTCATGGCAGATACGAAAGGATTTCGGCTTTGAGCTCAAAGACCATACTCATATCAAGCTTATACTCGAAAGGAAAGACTGA